One genomic segment of Rivularia sp. PCC 7116 includes these proteins:
- a CDS encoding glycosyltransferase family 4 protein, with protein MRLLIIDYAGDFREAYHKIHKHGIETYHSHKYVIDTASKISQQIDEVTLACCNSKQVYNEKIEPNLRVIAGGFEPYQNPNKVLEILESQQPTHLVVRFPMKDILLWGIKHQAKIMALFADSFISVDWKTRIQNYTFKKILNHQQIDWVANHGLNASYSLQKIGVNPDKIIPWDFPHQITPRTFNVKKLKSSFSPKKLVYVGSIRDDKGVGDILTAIAKLRHTQAINLKIAGSGEIEKFQHRAKELQISKQVEFLGQIPQKRVIELMCDADAVVVPSWHEYPEACPFTIYESLCTHTPIIASDHPMFRGNLIHRQNAMIFPERKPKLLAQSIQELFSSEELYHRISLNSEASWEHLQMPVKWRELITSWLFDSPVNQKWLSDRSLSSGLYNQPKLKSCVLS; from the coding sequence ATGCGTCTTTTAATTATTGACTATGCTGGAGATTTTCGCGAGGCATATCACAAGATTCATAAGCATGGAATCGAAACCTATCATAGTCACAAATATGTAATTGATACTGCGAGCAAAATTAGCCAGCAAATTGATGAAGTAACATTAGCTTGTTGCAACAGTAAGCAAGTATATAACGAAAAAATCGAACCCAATTTGCGAGTCATTGCTGGAGGATTTGAACCCTATCAAAATCCCAATAAAGTTTTAGAAATTCTCGAAAGTCAACAACCGACTCACTTAGTAGTTAGATTCCCCATGAAAGATATTTTGCTTTGGGGAATCAAGCATCAAGCCAAAATAATGGCATTATTTGCGGATTCTTTTATATCAGTAGATTGGAAAACACGTATTCAAAATTATACTTTTAAAAAAATATTAAACCATCAGCAAATAGATTGGGTCGCTAATCATGGATTAAACGCTAGTTATTCTTTACAGAAAATAGGAGTAAATCCTGACAAAATTATTCCTTGGGATTTCCCCCATCAAATTACTCCACGAACATTTAATGTTAAGAAGTTAAAATCAAGTTTCTCACCTAAAAAATTAGTTTATGTAGGGTCGATTAGGGATGATAAAGGTGTGGGTGATATTCTCACAGCAATAGCAAAACTACGTCATACCCAAGCAATAAATTTAAAAATAGCTGGTAGTGGAGAGATTGAAAAATTTCAGCATCGTGCAAAAGAGTTGCAAATAAGCAAACAAGTCGAATTTTTAGGACAAATACCTCAAAAACGGGTAATCGAATTAATGTGCGATGCTGATGCAGTTGTTGTTCCTAGCTGGCATGAATATCCAGAAGCATGTCCATTTACAATTTATGAATCCTTATGTACTCATACTCCGATTATTGCTTCTGACCATCCTATGTTTCGCGGCAATTTAATACATCGTCAAAATGCAATGATATTCCCAGAGCGCAAACCAAAGTTACTCGCTCAATCGATCCAGGAATTATTTAGCTCCGAAGAGTTGTACCATCGAATATCCCTCAACAGTGAAGCCTCATGGGAACATTTACAAATGCCCGTTAAATGGAGAGAATTAATTACAAGTTGGCTATTCGACTCACCAGTCAATCAAAAATGGTTAAGCGATCGCAGTTTATCGTCAGGTTTATATAATCAACCCAAACTCAAAAGCTGTGTCTTATCTTAG
- a CDS encoding DUF1868 domain-containing protein: MTLLSAYISQIQHLKESAKFASHPEKKRKAVSFPGYTLITPPSGEDNSQNSAFYSKMQDYQEELLKLPMGSDLIIPVPHDSFHLTIADLIWDSAYRDAKASNPDFETQLQSCFNDIFQQYQNGAAPKNPPKWQMLGLMLMPRAIAVCLVPSSQESYEQIVSLRRAVYQNPKLMALGIEQQYNFTAHITLGYFGEIREDLNRANFANMLSELNQKWVENLPTLTVHRAELRKFDDMTQYYREPESPVLIFDN; this comes from the coding sequence ATGACGTTACTTTCCGCTTATATATCTCAAATCCAACATTTGAAGGAATCTGCTAAATTTGCATCACACCCAGAAAAAAAAAGAAAAGCTGTGTCTTTTCCTGGCTATACATTAATAACACCGCCTAGCGGAGAAGACAATTCACAAAATTCTGCTTTTTACTCAAAAATGCAGGATTATCAAGAGGAACTTTTAAAATTACCCATGGGTTCCGATTTGATTATACCGGTACCGCACGATAGCTTTCACTTGACTATAGCGGACTTAATTTGGGACAGTGCCTATCGCGATGCGAAGGCAAGCAATCCTGATTTTGAAACACAACTACAGTCATGTTTTAACGATATTTTTCAACAATATCAAAATGGTGCGGCTCCAAAGAATCCTCCTAAATGGCAAATGTTGGGATTAATGCTTATGCCAAGGGCTATAGCGGTTTGTTTGGTTCCCTCTTCTCAAGAAAGTTACGAGCAAATTGTTAGCTTGCGTCGGGCAGTTTATCAAAATCCCAAGCTGATGGCATTGGGAATTGAGCAACAGTACAATTTCACGGCGCACATAACTTTAGGCTATTTTGGAGAGATTCGGGAAGATTTAAATCGCGCTAATTTTGCCAACATGCTCTCGGAGCTAAATCAAAAATGGGTTGAGAATTTACCTACGTTAACGGTGCATCGTGCCGAACTTCGTAAATTTGATGACATGACGCAGTATTATCGAGAACCAGAATCGCCGGTTTTGATTTTTGATAATTAG
- a CDS encoding DUF4168 domain-containing protein has product MKRITHSSKGTNIARMLYKSFFVGTLAALSFAAGSIVSSAKADAQTPSSVNNNDIEKYSRALLTIEQSRLQAFEELKKISGQVPSITCNKPKTIAALPTRKARDIANKYCQRSQTIVKDSGLSIQHFNDITLKLQNDDSLKKQIHNALIRLQKKPNSR; this is encoded by the coding sequence ATGAAGAGAATTACTCATTCTTCCAAGGGAACTAATATTGCTCGAATGCTTTATAAGTCTTTTTTCGTAGGTACTTTAGCTGCTCTTAGTTTTGCTGCTGGCAGTATAGTTTCGAGTGCAAAAGCTGATGCTCAAACCCCTTCATCAGTTAACAATAATGATATAGAGAAATATTCTAGAGCTTTATTAACAATAGAGCAAAGCAGGCTTCAAGCATTTGAAGAACTAAAAAAAATCTCTGGTCAAGTTCCTAGCATAACCTGCAATAAACCTAAAACTATAGCTGCTCTGCCTACACGCAAAGCAAGGGATATTGCTAATAAATACTGTCAGCGCTCTCAGACAATTGTTAAAGATAGCGGATTGAGCATTCAACATTTTAACGATATTACACTGAAGCTACAAAATGATGACAGCTTAAAAAAGCAGATTCATAATGCATTAATCCGTTTACAGAAAAAGCCTAATTCTCGATAG
- the holA gene encoding DNA polymerase III subunit delta, whose amino-acid sequence MPIYIYWGEDDFAMEKAIADLRNEVLDENWASFNYTTFPPDYPNAVIEALNQAMTPPFGAGGRLVWLMNTNITQQSDSNVLSELQRTLDVIPDNSHLLITSSNKPDERLKSTKQLKKFAKFQEFGLISPWKTDLLVKSVNDAAKSLGIKLAPNCAEFLVEAIGNDTRLLYNELSKLQLYLLDSNQPLNVETAAQLIQNSTQSSLQLAGAIRIGDTAKALNLVADLINAAEPSLRIVATLIGQFRTWLWVRIMMETGERSPQAIAQAAEVRNHYRIKYLQQEVQLLSVQQLISCMPILLELEVNLKQGAAQTLTLQTKVIELCQICQKRRQ is encoded by the coding sequence ATGCCAATTTACATCTACTGGGGCGAAGATGATTTTGCTATGGAAAAAGCGATCGCCGATTTACGCAACGAAGTTCTCGACGAGAATTGGGCATCGTTTAACTACACAACTTTCCCCCCCGATTATCCTAATGCTGTAATTGAAGCATTGAATCAAGCAATGACACCACCTTTCGGGGCTGGTGGGCGCTTGGTATGGCTGATGAATACTAATATCACTCAGCAATCCGATAGCAATGTCTTATCTGAGTTACAGCGTACTTTAGACGTAATTCCCGATAATTCCCATTTATTAATCACTAGCAGCAACAAACCGGATGAAAGACTCAAATCTACAAAACAGTTAAAAAAATTTGCTAAATTTCAGGAGTTTGGATTGATATCACCCTGGAAAACTGACTTGCTCGTAAAATCTGTCAATGATGCGGCAAAATCTTTAGGAATTAAATTAGCCCCTAACTGTGCGGAATTTTTGGTAGAAGCCATAGGTAACGATACTCGTCTGCTTTACAACGAATTAAGTAAATTGCAGCTTTACCTATTAGATAGCAATCAACCATTAAATGTTGAGACTGCTGCTCAATTAATCCAAAACTCTACTCAAAGTAGCCTACAATTAGCTGGTGCTATTAGAATCGGAGACACGGCAAAAGCTTTGAATTTAGTAGCAGATTTAATAAATGCAGCCGAACCTTCCTTACGGATAGTAGCCACTCTTATCGGTCAATTTCGTACTTGGCTGTGGGTTAGAATTATGATGGAAACAGGCGAACGTTCTCCCCAAGCAATAGCTCAAGCAGCTGAAGTTCGCAATCATTATCGTATTAAATATTTACAACAAGAAGTTCAGCTTCTTTCGGTACAACAATTAATTTCTTGTATGCCTATACTACTTGAATTAGAAGTTAATCTAAAACAAGGAGCGGCTCAAACTCTAACACTCCAAACTAAAGTTATAGAACTATGTCAAATATGCCAAAAAAGACGACAATGA
- a CDS encoding alpha-amylase family glycosyl hydrolase: protein MAKPIEFKLFAPYNKEAALSGCFSDWESIAMEKGEDGYFRLKVDLEDGVYKYKFKVRSKSWFFEEDQWVDVTDPYATDIDALGGYENGIVRIKDGERIVDTYVWFHDDKPLPPDNELVIYELHVADFSGGEDDKYARGKYQHVIEKLDYLVELGINAIELMPIKEYPGDYSWGYNPRHFFATETSYGETADLKKLIDECHGKGIRVLMDVIFNHSEASAPLTQIDHDYWYHHEPRDPDNNWGPEFNYEKYDDNLDTYPARRFIGDTVRFWIEEYHIDGIRYDAARQIANYDFMHWIVDEAKKTAGAKPFYNIAEHIPETTSITNLDGPMDGCWHDSFYHCIREHICGDKFDLEELKDVIDCKRQGFMGATNVVNYITNHDHDRIMVELGDREVFDKEAFHRLKLAAAILMTAVGVPMVWMGQEFGEYKPQTPESSKIEWGLLENDLNRGLFEYYKGLINLRKNNHALYGENIEFIHENPEAKVLAYTRWNDEGSRIVVVANFSENFLAGYKVPNFPATGTWHEWTANYDIEAGDDGIMTDLGHFEAKVFVWR, encoded by the coding sequence ATGGCAAAGCCCATTGAATTCAAGCTCTTTGCTCCTTATAACAAAGAAGCTGCTTTAAGTGGTTGCTTCTCAGATTGGGAATCAATCGCAATGGAAAAAGGCGAAGATGGTTATTTTCGCTTAAAAGTTGATTTAGAAGACGGTGTTTATAAATATAAATTTAAAGTCCGCTCAAAGTCTTGGTTTTTTGAAGAAGATCAATGGGTAGATGTAACCGATCCTTATGCGACTGATATTGATGCATTAGGTGGTTATGAAAATGGTATTGTTCGTATTAAAGATGGGGAAAGAATTGTCGATACCTATGTTTGGTTTCATGACGATAAGCCTTTACCTCCAGACAATGAATTAGTTATTTACGAGTTGCACGTCGCTGACTTTTCTGGTGGGGAAGATGATAAGTATGCACGTGGAAAGTATCAACACGTTATCGAGAAGCTAGATTATTTAGTAGAGTTGGGAATTAACGCTATTGAGTTAATGCCAATTAAAGAATACCCTGGCGATTATAGCTGGGGATATAATCCTCGTCATTTCTTCGCTACTGAAACCAGCTATGGTGAGACTGCGGACTTAAAAAAGTTAATTGATGAATGTCATGGCAAGGGAATTCGAGTGTTGATGGATGTTATTTTTAATCATTCAGAAGCATCGGCTCCTTTAACACAAATCGACCACGATTACTGGTATCACCACGAACCCCGCGATCCTGATAATAACTGGGGACCAGAATTTAATTATGAAAAATATGACGATAATTTAGACACCTATCCAGCGCGAAGGTTTATTGGCGATACAGTACGTTTCTGGATTGAAGAATATCACATTGACGGTATTCGTTACGATGCAGCGCGGCAAATTGCTAACTATGATTTCATGCATTGGATAGTAGATGAAGCCAAAAAAACCGCTGGTGCAAAACCTTTCTATAATATTGCCGAACATATTCCTGAAACTACCAGCATTACAAATTTAGATGGTCCAATGGATGGTTGCTGGCACGATAGTTTTTACCATTGCATTCGGGAACATATTTGTGGCGATAAATTTGATTTAGAAGAACTAAAAGATGTCATCGATTGCAAGCGTCAAGGCTTCATGGGTGCAACCAACGTTGTCAATTATATTACCAACCACGACCATGACAGGATAATGGTGGAATTGGGCGATCGCGAAGTTTTTGATAAGGAAGCGTTTCATCGATTAAAGTTGGCAGCAGCCATTTTAATGACAGCAGTCGGCGTACCAATGGTGTGGATGGGGCAAGAATTTGGCGAATATAAACCTCAGACTCCAGAATCATCAAAAATTGAATGGGGATTACTGGAAAATGATTTAAATAGAGGATTATTTGAGTATTACAAAGGTTTAATTAACCTACGTAAAAATAATCATGCTTTATATGGGGAAAATATTGAATTTATTCACGAAAATCCCGAAGCTAAGGTATTAGCATACACCCGTTGGAATGATGAAGGTTCTCGTATTGTGGTTGTAGCTAACTTTTCCGAAAATTTCTTGGCTGGTTATAAAGTTCCGAATTTTCCTGCTACGGGTACATGGCATGAATGGACAGCTAATTATGATATTGAAGCTGGAGATGATGGAATTATGACTGACTTAGGACATTTTGAAGCAAAAGTGTTTGTTTGGAGGTAA
- a CDS encoding glycosyltransferase family 4 protein — protein sequence MRLLIIDYAGDYREAYHKIHKHGIETYHCHKYVIDTTTKISQQIDEVTLACCYSKQVYNEKIEPNLRVIAGGFEPYQNPNKVLEILESQQPTHLVVRFPMKQMFHWGIKHQVKIMALLADSFVPRGWKSRIQNYTWKKLLNHQQIDWVANHGLNASYSLQQIGVNPDKIIPWDWVRKFTPQPFTPKHLSSNSETRNLVYVGLIIESKGVGEILEAVAQLRHIQPIKLKIAGNGDIDKFQRRAEELQIGEQVEFLGLVSQTRVMELMRDADAVIIPSRHEYSEGCPATIYQSLCAHTPIIASDHPMFRGNLVHRQNAMVFPERQSKLLAQSIQELFASEELYHRISLNSEASWEHLQMPVKWGDLITNWLFDSPVSQKWLSERSLSSGLYNQPKLKSCV from the coding sequence ATGCGTCTTTTAATCATTGACTATGCTGGCGATTATCGTGAGGCATATCATAAGATCCATAAACATGGAATCGAAACCTATCATTGTCACAAATATGTAATTGATACTACGACTAAAATTAGCCAGCAAATTGATGAAGTAACACTAGCTTGTTGTTACAGTAAGCAAGTATATAACGAAAAAATCGAACCCAATTTGCGAGTAATTGCTGGAGGATTTGAACCCTATCAGAATCCCAATAAAGTTTTAGAAATTCTCGAAAGTCAACAACCGACTCACTTAGTAGTCAGATTCCCCATGAAACAGATGTTTCACTGGGGAATCAAGCATCAAGTCAAAATAATGGCATTACTTGCGGATTCTTTTGTACCAAGAGGTTGGAAATCACGTATTCAAAATTATACTTGGAAAAAATTATTAAACCATCAACAAATAGATTGGGTAGCTAATCATGGATTAAATGCTTCTTATTCCTTGCAACAAATAGGTGTTAATCCGGATAAAATCATTCCTTGGGATTGGGTGCGTAAATTTACCCCACAACCTTTCACGCCCAAACATTTATCATCAAACTCTGAGACTCGAAACTTGGTCTATGTAGGCTTAATCATTGAATCTAAAGGTGTAGGGGAAATTCTCGAAGCAGTAGCACAACTGCGTCACATCCAACCAATCAAGTTAAAAATAGCGGGTAATGGCGACATCGATAAATTTCAGCGTCGTGCAGAAGAATTGCAAATCGGGGAACAAGTAGAATTTTTAGGATTAGTATCGCAAACCCGTGTTATGGAATTAATGCGTGATGCAGATGCAGTGATTATCCCCAGTCGGCATGAATATTCTGAAGGCTGTCCAGCTACAATTTATCAGTCATTATGCGCTCATACTCCGATTATTGCATCCGACCATCCCATGTTTCGCGGCAATTTAGTACATCGTCAGAATGCAATGGTATTCCCAGAGCGCCAATCAAAGTTACTCGCTCAATCAATCCAGGAATTATTTGCCTCTGAAGAGTTGTACCATCGAATATCCCTCAATAGTGAAGCCTCATGGGAACATTTACAAATGCCCGTTAAATGGGGAGATTTAATTACGAATTGGCTATTCGACTCACCAGTCAGTCAAAAATGGTTAAGCGAACGCAGTTTATCGTCAGGTTTGTACAATCAACCCAAACTTAAAAGCTGTGTCTGA
- a CDS encoding oligosaccharide flippase family protein yields the protein MTSLKQRAIRGAIWTTAGFGGKYILRFGNNLVLTRLLQPEFFGLMALVTTFRMGLELFSDIGISQNIVNSKQGDDRDFLNTAWTLQAIRGVIIWLICVVFITFPASYFYNDKRLLMLIPISVLYSVFEGFSSTSIHTLHRRMELGKLSIYELALQVVFFATLIILVYFYPTIWSLAIGNALAGVYKLVSSFWLIPGYVNRFAWNKEAVKEILSFGKWMFAASGLMFAAEQSDRLVLAKLLSFKLLGIYTVAYTLASIPKEVIRQLSHKVIFPTISKQRDLPRKILRGKILKQRRLILLGCGVILAALVTVGDLIIGLLYDQRYIEATWMMPILCCGMWFSLLFYTISPALLAIGKPLYSAQSNFARFAIIILAVPTANQIFGVIGAIGVIAFSDLPLYIVNLYGLWHEKLFCFAQDLQTTAFFIGILTLFIFIRYSLGLGFPIDQLI from the coding sequence ATGACATCCTTAAAGCAACGTGCCATTCGTGGTGCAATTTGGACAACTGCGGGTTTTGGAGGAAAATACATTCTCCGATTTGGGAATAATTTAGTTTTGACTCGTCTGCTACAACCAGAGTTTTTTGGTTTAATGGCTCTAGTTACAACTTTTAGAATGGGTTTAGAGCTATTTTCAGATATTGGTATTTCTCAAAATATAGTTAATAGTAAACAAGGTGATGACCGAGATTTTTTAAATACTGCTTGGACTTTACAAGCAATTCGGGGTGTAATTATTTGGCTAATTTGCGTAGTATTTATTACTTTTCCTGCGTCATATTTCTATAATGACAAACGTTTATTAATGTTAATCCCGATTTCTGTTCTGTACTCGGTTTTTGAAGGATTTAGCTCTACTAGCATTCATACTCTTCATCGACGTATGGAATTAGGTAAGCTTTCAATCTACGAACTCGCATTGCAAGTAGTTTTCTTTGCCACTTTAATTATACTGGTTTACTTTTATCCAACTATTTGGTCATTAGCAATTGGAAACGCTCTAGCAGGAGTATACAAATTAGTTAGCAGCTTTTGGTTAATACCGGGCTATGTTAATCGCTTTGCGTGGAATAAAGAAGCAGTTAAAGAAATTTTATCCTTCGGTAAATGGATGTTTGCTGCATCTGGATTAATGTTTGCAGCCGAACAATCAGACCGCTTAGTTTTAGCTAAGTTACTATCATTTAAATTATTGGGTATCTATACAGTAGCTTATACTTTGGCGAGTATTCCCAAAGAAGTAATTAGACAGCTAAGTCATAAAGTTATTTTTCCAACTATTTCTAAACAGCGAGATTTGCCGAGAAAAATTTTAAGAGGCAAGATTCTTAAACAGAGACGATTAATATTATTAGGATGTGGAGTTATCCTAGCTGCATTAGTGACAGTTGGTGATTTGATTATTGGCTTACTTTACGACCAAAGATATATTGAAGCTACTTGGATGATGCCTATTTTGTGCTGCGGCATGTGGTTTTCTTTACTGTTTTATACGATTAGCCCAGCGCTTCTAGCAATTGGCAAACCTCTATATTCAGCACAGAGTAACTTTGCCCGATTCGCAATCATCATCTTAGCCGTACCTACTGCAAATCAAATATTCGGGGTGATAGGTGCTATCGGTGTTATTGCATTCAGCGATTTACCTTTGTATATAGTCAATCTTTACGGACTTTGGCACGAAAAGCTATTTTGCTTTGCTCAAGATTTGCAAACAACTGCCTTTTTTATCGGTATTCTAACTTTATTTATATTTATTCGCTATAGCTTAGGTCTGGGATTCCCAATCGATCAGCTAATTTAA
- a CDS encoding LuxR C-terminal-related transcriptional regulator — protein MNISQLSKTETELQFQDQIYFLQEIVDNLEDGILILTETGELVHRNASAENICSQIDKSNLNINSVPSVIWNACNTLIQNQLCHQNLTTFSEEIIINQSLVFRLRVRRFNLELAEQSLLLVTIENRYESLKNVALSEAYQYHLTQREAEIWSLYRVTSSYKQIAQSLFITVNTVKKHIKNIRAKQQRFYPA, from the coding sequence ATGAATATTTCTCAACTTTCAAAAACTGAAACAGAACTGCAGTTTCAAGACCAAATATATTTTTTACAAGAAATAGTAGACAACTTAGAAGATGGTATTTTAATCTTAACTGAAACAGGTGAATTAGTTCATAGAAATGCTAGCGCTGAAAATATTTGCAGTCAAATAGATAAATCAAATTTGAATATTAATTCTGTGCCATCAGTGATTTGGAATGCTTGCAATACATTGATACAAAATCAGCTTTGCCATCAAAATTTAACAACATTTTCGGAAGAAATAATTATCAATCAATCACTGGTTTTTCGTTTAAGGGTAAGACGGTTTAATCTAGAATTAGCAGAGCAATCATTACTACTGGTAACAATCGAGAATCGCTACGAGTCTTTGAAAAATGTAGCTTTGTCCGAAGCTTATCAATACCACTTAACCCAGCGTGAAGCGGAAATATGGAGTCTCTATCGGGTTACGTCAAGCTATAAACAAATTGCCCAAAGTCTTTTTATTACTGTAAATACAGTCAAAAAGCATATTAAAAATATTCGGGCAAAACAGCAAAGATTTTATCCGGCTTAA
- a CDS encoding DapH/DapD/GlmU-related protein: MTTAQFDVDWKSYSRPPTNTSRILEIIAFSLAGWIPHPVGSLLRKLIYPLTLARMGKKVSIFQGVELIGAGGIEIGDHVKILRNTRLEIKDANSFIFLDNRVCIDCGVDIRTAGSDCWIEIGENSYLGPYVCMAGPGNIKIGRDCQIASHSSLYANNHRDYGLSREGIHIEDKCWIGTGVRILDGVTIGRGSVIGAGSVVTKNIPPGSIAVGVPAKVIKLSKNGAA; this comes from the coding sequence ATGACTACTGCACAATTTGATGTTGATTGGAAGTCTTATTCAAGACCACCTACCAATACATCCCGTATTTTAGAAATTATTGCATTTTCCCTTGCCGGATGGATTCCCCACCCCGTTGGAAGCCTATTGAGAAAGCTAATTTATCCTTTAACCTTGGCTCGTATGGGTAAAAAAGTAAGCATTTTTCAAGGCGTTGAACTTATTGGCGCTGGCGGCATAGAAATTGGCGATCATGTTAAAATCCTGCGGAATACACGCTTAGAAATTAAAGATGCTAACAGTTTTATATTTCTTGATAACAGAGTTTGCATAGATTGCGGTGTAGATATTCGGACGGCGGGTTCTGACTGCTGGATCGAAATTGGCGAAAACTCTTACCTTGGACCTTATGTATGTATGGCTGGGCCTGGTAATATCAAAATTGGCAGAGATTGCCAAATTGCTTCACATAGTAGTTTATATGCGAACAATCATAGAGATTATGGGCTAAGCCGCGAAGGTATTCACATCGAAGACAAGTGTTGGATAGGTACGGGAGTAAGAATATTAGATGGAGTGACTATTGGTAGGGGAAGTGTGATTGGGGCTGGTTCTGTTGTCACAAAAAATATTCCTCCTGGTTCTATAGCAGTTGGAGTACCCGCTAAGGTGATTAAATTAAGCAAAAACGGTGCAGCTTAG
- a CDS encoding glycosyltransferase family 4 protein, whose protein sequence is MNYHIALNSVDDIKTFAIKNQLGQHPAHVMWDMSQVLKANIHQPIDVEVLPKDRRLARIFGFPEHWALARKLSEQLDSNDVIYCDGEPLGIPIATLCSQKRNRPKIAVLFHNLNRPKGLLALNLLKFADSIDLFVTGTTPQENFLKRYLKLSENRIFKIAYHPSTDTSFFTPKPPSHKKVRPLIASGGMEKRDYETLANATQDMDVDVKICAFSPNRTSSRVTFPKVLPKNMYRGFYEWCDLVQLYCDADLVVLPLLKNNYQAGLSTLFEAMACRRPIIITRSPKPGIINQLIDLGIVTGVKTGDSLELKQAINKLLHNPQLAEQQAQLGYEFVRSKHNNAKYVQDLTTKLISQFGNIDNTQLLVETKQDKLQSFTYQ, encoded by the coding sequence GTGAACTACCATATAGCACTTAATTCAGTAGATGATATAAAAACTTTTGCCATTAAAAACCAATTAGGACAGCACCCCGCTCATGTAATGTGGGACATGAGTCAAGTTCTAAAAGCTAACATTCATCAGCCAATCGATGTAGAAGTTTTGCCAAAAGATAGACGTTTAGCAAGAATTTTTGGCTTTCCCGAGCATTGGGCTTTAGCGCGTAAATTATCGGAACAACTTGATAGTAATGATGTTATATATTGCGATGGCGAACCTTTAGGTATCCCTATTGCGACTCTTTGCAGTCAAAAGCGTAACCGACCTAAAATAGCCGTACTTTTTCACAATCTAAATCGACCGAAAGGTTTGCTAGCTTTGAATTTACTCAAGTTCGCCGACTCAATTGATTTATTTGTTACGGGTACTACGCCGCAAGAAAACTTTCTAAAACGTTACTTAAAATTATCAGAAAATCGTATTTTCAAAATTGCTTACCATCCATCGACGGATACATCTTTCTTCACTCCTAAACCACCATCACATAAAAAGGTACGCCCTTTAATTGCTAGTGGTGGCATGGAAAAGCGGGACTATGAAACTTTGGCTAATGCAACTCAAGATATGGATGTTGATGTCAAAATATGTGCTTTTTCACCTAATAGAACTTCATCCAGAGTCACATTTCCTAAAGTCTTGCCAAAAAATATGTACCGTGGATTTTACGAATGGTGCGATTTGGTACAACTTTATTGCGATGCTGACCTAGTTGTTTTACCTCTTTTAAAGAATAATTATCAAGCTGGGCTAAGCACTTTGTTTGAAGCGATGGCGTGCAGGAGACCTATTATTATTACTCGTTCGCCAAAACCTGGAATTATCAATCAATTGATTGACTTAGGCATAGTAACTGGTGTAAAAACTGGCGATAGCTTAGAATTGAAGCAAGCAATTAACAAACTTTTACATAATCCTCAACTTGCCGAACAACAAGCTCAATTGGGTTATGAATTTGTACGAAGCAAACATAATAATGCCAAGTATGTTCAAGATTTAACTACAAAGTTAATTTCACAATTTGGAAATATAGATAACACTCAACTACTAGTTGAAACAAAACAGGATAAATTGCAATCATTTACTTATCAATAA